DNA sequence from the Bradyrhizobium sp. CIAT3101 genome:
CGTGGGCACGCGCTTCGACGACCTGATAGGTGTCGAACAGAAAGTCCTTGCGCAGCACCGGCAGCGAGGTCGCCGCGCGCGCCGTCACCATGAAGTCGAGATGGCCCTGGAACGACGGCGCGTCGGTCAGCACCGACAGGCAAGCCGCGCCGCCTGCCTCGTAGGCCTTGGCGAGCAGGGGCGGATCGAAATCGGCGCGGATCAGCCCCTTGGACGGCGAGGCCTTCTTCACCTCGGCGATCAGCGCGTAGTCGCCATTGGCATGCTTGGCCTTGATCGCGCGCACGAAGCCGCGCGGCGCGCCTTGCGCCTTGGCCTTTGCCTCCACTGCCGCGAGCGGCTGAGCACGCTTGGCTGCGGCAATCTCCTCGCGCTTGTAGGCTTCGATCTTGGTCAGGATATCAGACATGACAGGCTCAGCTGTTCGAGACCGCGATCAGATGCTTCAGCCGCGCGCTTGCCGCGCCGCTGTCGAGCGATTTCGCACCGATGGCGACGCCCTCCTTGAGGTCCTTGGCGCGGCCCGCGACGATGAGTGCGGCAGCGGCGTTGAGGAGTGCGACGTCGCGATAGGGGCTCGGCTTGCCGTCGAGCACGCTTTGCAGCGCGACCGCATTGACATCGGCGTCACCGCCCTTCAGCGCACCGGGCTCGCAGCGCGGCAGGCCGGCATCCTCGGGCGTCACCTCGAAGTTCCGGATCTCGCCATTGTGGAGCGCGGAGACGAAAGTCGGGCCGGTGAGAGTGATCTCGTCCAGCCCGTCGGAGCCGTGCACCACCCAGGCGGATTCGGAGCCGAGATTCTTCAGCACCTGCGCCAGCGGCTGCACCCATTGCCGCGAGAACACACCGACCATCTGCCGCTTCACGCCCGCCGGGTTGGACAGGGGTCCGAGCAGGTTGAAGATCGTGCGGGTGGCGAGCTCGACCCGGGTCGGGCCGACGTTCTTCATCGCAGGATGATGAGCTGGCGCGAACATGAAGCCGATGCCGCATTCGCGCACGCAGCGCCCGACCTGCTCGGGTTTGAGGTCGATCTTCACACCGAGCGAGGCCAGCACGTCGGCCGCGCCCGAGCGCGAGGACAGCGCGCGGTTGCCGTGCTTGGCGACCGGCAGGCCGGTGCCCGAGACGATGAACGACGCGCAGGTCGAGACGTTGACCGAGCCGGAGCCGTCGCCGCCGGTGCCGACGATGTCGACGGCGTCCGCGGGC
Encoded proteins:
- the trpD gene encoding anthranilate phosphoribosyltransferase — its product is MDDLKSIIGKVATGASLSRDEAASAFDAVMSGEATPSQMGGLLMALRVRGETVEEITGAVAAMRSKMLTVDAPADAVDIVGTGGDGSGSVNVSTCASFIVSGTGLPVAKHGNRALSSRSGAADVLASLGVKIDLKPEQVGRCVRECGIGFMFAPAHHPAMKNVGPTRVELATRTIFNLLGPLSNPAGVKRQMVGVFSRQWVQPLAQVLKNLGSESAWVVHGSDGLDEITLTGPTFVSALHNGEIRNFEVTPEDAGLPRCEPGALKGGDADVNAVALQSVLDGKPSPYRDVALLNAAAALIVAGRAKDLKEGVAIGAKSLDSGAASARLKHLIAVSNS